In the genome of bacterium, one region contains:
- a CDS encoding nucleoside triphosphate pyrophosphatase: MTTKREIILASTSWSRRKMLERTGIKFSIEPSDYEEDLSIDLSPRDLVKTFSLEKAKSVAKKHNDAIIIGADSVAVLDGKILGKPKDKMEAESMLRNLSGRDHVFLTGFTVIDTNNGKTVTQFVENTVTFRSLSDDDIAAYLNSGEPLAGHAGAYAGQGRGAFLITNMDGEYTNTLGLPLCSLAQTMLDFGVNLLEQ; encoded by the coding sequence ATGACTACAAAACGAGAAATTATTTTAGCTTCCACTTCTTGGAGCAGAAGAAAAATGCTTGAACGGACGGGCATAAAGTTTTCGATTGAACCTAGTGACTATGAGGAAGATTTGTCCATCGATCTATCACCGCGTGATCTGGTAAAGACATTCTCTTTAGAAAAAGCTAAATCTGTTGCCAAAAAACATAATGATGCAATCATTATCGGCGCAGATTCAGTGGCCGTATTAGACGGCAAAATTCTTGGCAAACCAAAAGATAAAATGGAAGCAGAGTCAATGTTAAGAAATCTTAGCGGCCGTGATCATGTCTTTCTGACAGGCTTTACGGTTATTGACACTAATAATGGAAAAACAGTAACGCAATTTGTTGAAAATACTGTTACATTCAGAAGCCTAAGCGACGATGATATTGCAGCTTATCTAAATTCTGGCGAACCACTTGCGGGCCACGCGGGTGCCTATGCCGGCCAAGGTCGTGGCGCATTTCTCATCACCAATATGGACGGCGAATACACAAACACCCTAGGTTTACCGCTTTGTAGCCTCGCGCAAACAATGTTGGATTTTGGAGTTAATTTACTAGAACAGTAA
- a CDS encoding helix-turn-helix transcriptional regulator, whose product MPRAIYTKDHNAIVERLKKARIEAGLGQVEVAKKLGKTQSYLSKIESGQRRFDVLQLKEFAKLYKKPLDYFVK is encoded by the coding sequence ATGCCTAGGGCAATATATACAAAAGATCACAACGCAATCGTGGAACGCTTAAAAAAAGCGCGAATTGAGGCTGGACTTGGGCAGGTTGAGGTAGCAAAGAAGCTTGGAAAAACGCAATCTTATCTTTCCAAAATTGAATCTGGCCAGAGGCGTTTTGATGTATTGCAATTGAAGGAATTTGCAAAACTCTATAAAAAACCTTTGGATTATTTTGTTAAATAA
- a CDS encoding RecX family transcriptional regulator, translating into MTKNPMKKRDNSWYVATMLLGVRPRSVAELFGRLSDKGFPLDEVQRTVDKCRELGYLNDREFAVGVCDQLLARKTMGKKKLYVKLRWFGLKEDLISEIMAEKLPPEKELEMAQYAGNKKKQQLIKRGTPKEKWYQKISQYLLGRGFSGEVVGTTVSGLLKMNDD; encoded by the coding sequence ATGACAAAAAATCCCATGAAAAAACGCGATAATTCTTGGTACGTGGCGACAATGCTTTTGGGTGTGCGACCGCGCTCGGTGGCGGAATTATTTGGACGGTTATCGGATAAAGGGTTTCCTCTGGACGAGGTGCAAAGAACGGTAGATAAGTGCCGAGAATTGGGTTATCTCAATGATAGGGAATTTGCCGTTGGTGTCTGTGACCAGTTGTTGGCGCGTAAAACCATGGGAAAAAAGAAGCTGTATGTGAAGTTGCGCTGGTTTGGTTTGAAGGAAGATTTAATTTCGGAAATTATGGCGGAAAAATTGCCACCGGAAAAAGAATTAGAGATGGCGCAATATGCGGGAAATAAAAAGAAACAGCAACTGATTAAGCGAGGAACACCGAAAGAAAAATGGTACCAAAAGATCAGTCAATACTTACTTGGTCGCGGATTTTCAGGGGAAGTAGTTGGAACAACTGTGAGCGGTTTATTAAAAATGAATGATGATTGA
- a CDS encoding ATP-binding protein has translation MKFDRKQTIESAIEPKRVLVIYGPRRVGKTTLLNAYLKTQSDKKVFFSTGDDAQLRGVFQSEDRGKILDFARPYDLIAIDEAQFIPSIGLGAKMMIDAFPEKNIILTGSSSLDLSNKIGEPLTGRHFTLTLLPFSQGEMEGNRFELENNLENFLLYGSYPEVLNEPDLERKRKILSELVSSYLFKDALALEAVRSSDTLLDIAKCLAFQVGSEVSINEVARTARTDAKTAAKYIDLLEKMFIVKRIRGFSRNLRNEISKKAKYYFLDNGVRNAIISQFNPLNLRNDVGALWENFIFMELIKKSGIEGAFDTYYFWRTHLRQEIDIIKESNGALFAIECKWSETQATAPSAWKESYSTSSFRVVNKMNYLEILLVPKS, from the coding sequence ATGAAATTTGATAGAAAACAAACCATCGAGAGTGCAATAGAGCCCAAAAGGGTCTTGGTTATTTATGGGCCACGGCGGGTTGGCAAGACAACCTTGCTTAATGCGTACCTAAAGACGCAATCGGACAAAAAAGTCTTTTTTTCGACCGGTGATGACGCGCAATTGCGGGGGGTTTTTCAATCCGAAGATCGCGGTAAAATTCTTGATTTTGCGCGTCCTTATGACCTTATCGCGATTGATGAAGCGCAATTTATTCCTTCGATTGGGCTTGGCGCAAAGATGATGATTGATGCCTTTCCGGAAAAAAATATTATTTTGACCGGCTCTTCTTCGCTTGATCTTTCCAACAAAATCGGTGAACCGCTGACGGGTCGGCACTTCACGTTAACGCTTTTGCCTTTTTCGCAGGGAGAGATGGAAGGGAACCGTTTTGAATTGGAAAATAATCTTGAAAATTTTCTTTTATACGGGTCATATCCCGAAGTGTTGAACGAACCGGATTTGGAGCGAAAAAGAAAAATCTTGAGCGAACTTGTTTCATCATATCTTTTTAAAGACGCGCTGGCGTTGGAAGCGGTGCGTTCTTCCGATACGCTTTTGGATATCGCAAAATGCCTCGCTTTTCAGGTGGGGAGTGAAGTGTCGATTAATGAGGTCGCCCGGACAGCGCGTACTGACGCAAAGACCGCGGCCAAATATATCGATCTTTTGGAAAAAATGTTTATCGTAAAAAGAATTAGGGGCTTTAGTCGTAACTTGCGTAATGAGATTTCGAAAAAGGCCAAGTATTATTTTCTGGATAACGGTGTCCGCAACGCAATCATTTCCCAGTTTAATCCGTTGAACTTGCGGAATGATGTCGGCGCGCTCTGGGAGAATTTTATTTTTATGGAGTTGATCAAAAAGAGTGGAATTGAGGGTGCGTTTGATACGTATTATTTTTGGCGGACGCATCTGCGACAAGAAATCGATATTATCAAAGAGTCAAACGGCGCGCTTTTCGCAATCGAATGTAAATGGTCGGAGACGCAAGCGACCGCGCCGTCCGCGTGGAAAGAATCCTATTCGACTTCGTCGTTTCGGGTTGTTAATAAAATGAACTATTTGGAAATACTATTGGTTCCAAAGAGTTAG
- a CDS encoding HDIG domain-containing protein, with product MDPVQLIQKYYNRESRAYSILLAHSSAVTKKALTVAKHVSQFNPDLQFIVEAGMLHDIGIFMTYAPDIDCHGDKPYICHGYLGRELVEKEGFPKHALVCERHVGVGFSVEDIEKDKLPLPKRDMRPHTIEEEIICFADKFYSKNGETSNKEKSVDKIREELRKHGENRVDRFDQWLEKFQHDTVKKL from the coding sequence ATGGACCCCGTTCAACTAATTCAGAAATACTACAATCGCGAATCGAGAGCTTATTCGATTTTATTGGCGCACAGTTCGGCGGTGACAAAGAAAGCTCTGACGGTTGCTAAGCATGTTTCGCAATTTAACCCCGATTTGCAATTTATCGTGGAGGCCGGGATGTTGCACGATATCGGGATATTTATGACCTACGCGCCGGACATCGATTGTCATGGGGATAAACCTTACATTTGCCACGGCTATTTGGGGAGGGAACTTGTGGAAAAAGAAGGTTTTCCAAAACATGCGTTGGTTTGCGAGCGACACGTCGGTGTCGGTTTTTCGGTGGAAGACATTGAAAAGGATAAGTTGCCTCTCCCAAAGCGCGATATGCGTCCACATACAATCGAGGAAGAAATAATCTGTTTTGCCGATAAGTTTTATTCAAAAAACGGTGAAACATCCAATAAAGAAAAGAGTGTTGATAAAATTAGGGAAGAATTGCGAAAACACGGGGAGAACAGAGTGGATCGATTTGATCAATGGCTGGAAAAATTCCAGCATGATACTGTTAAAAAACTGTAA
- a CDS encoding BRO family protein produces MKQPKNKVITIFEGKQIRRHWDAERELWYFSISDIIAVLTKSIDAVAYWRKLKERLLAEGGNETVTKCHALKMLAPDGKMRLTDAADTETMLRLIQSIPSPNAEPFKLWLARVGYERLEETADPELAISRALKTYLQKGYSQNWINQRLKSIEIRKALTDEWEKRAVKEGREFAILTDEITKAWTDITTRQYKQLKNLKKENLRDNMTNMELVLNMLAETATTEISQKREPKDFEENKTVAREGGSVAGNARKEIETKTGKRVLTSKNAKDLLNKKPQNRLL; encoded by the coding sequence ATGAAACAACCAAAAAACAAAGTAATCACGATATTTGAAGGCAAACAAATTCGGCGTCATTGGGACGCAGAAAGAGAGCTCTGGTATTTCTCTATCTCGGATATTATTGCTGTTTTGACTAAAAGTATAGATGCCGTCGCGTATTGGCGAAAATTAAAGGAAAGGCTCTTGGCAGAAGGTGGAAATGAAACCGTGACAAAGTGTCACGCTTTGAAAATGCTTGCCCCGGACGGAAAAATGCGCCTCACCGATGCTGCCGACACAGAAACAATGTTGCGTCTAATCCAATCTATCCCCTCTCCCAACGCCGAACCTTTCAAACTTTGGCTCGCACGCGTCGGCTATGAACGGCTGGAAGAAACCGCCGATCCGGAACTGGCCATCAGCCGCGCCCTTAAAACGTACCTGCAAAAAGGTTATAGCCAAAATTGGATCAATCAGCGTTTAAAAAGCATCGAAATCCGCAAAGCGCTAACGGACGAATGGGAAAAAAGAGCCGTCAAAGAGGGACGAGAATTTGCCATTTTAACCGACGAGATAACAAAAGCGTGGACAGATATCACCACGCGACAATACAAACAACTTAAAAACCTCAAGAAAGAAAATTTGCGCGACAATATGACAAATATGGAATTGGTTTTGAACATGTTGGCGGAAACAGCAACGACCGAAATATCCCAAAAACGTGAACCAAAAGATTTTGAAGAAAATAAAACGGTGGCACGCGAAGGCGGAAGCGTGGCGGGAAACGCGCGGAAGGAAATTGAAACCAAGACAGGAAAACGCGTCCTCACAAGTAAAAATGCGAAAGACCTATTGAACAAAAAACCGCAAAATAGGCTATTATAA
- a CDS encoding phosphoribosyltransferase family protein — protein MKANKVTELGKKINTILIDLLFPPACVGCDNFGPWLCDDCLKNIGAPIDTCIFCNEKTLHGITCGDCHKHNNLAGIISVGGYKNPILRNAVHALKFSGVRDMAEPLGELLAKSILQTLGSDLNGFTIVPLPLHKKRERERGFNQSALLVSRVSSLLSLPTVNILVRQKSTTPQASLNSKMIDLRQENIADAFSINPEYSTTIPKKIIIIDDVATSGSTINEATKVLSEKGVKEIWGAVICRG, from the coding sequence ATGAAGGCAAACAAGGTCACTGAATTGGGAAAAAAAATAAATACGATTCTTATCGACCTCCTTTTCCCGCCCGCCTGCGTTGGTTGCGACAATTTTGGTCCTTGGCTTTGTGACGACTGCTTGAAAAATATCGGTGCCCCAATCGACACCTGTATTTTTTGCAATGAAAAGACATTACACGGTATCACCTGTGGCGATTGTCACAAACACAATAATTTGGCGGGTATAATCAGTGTTGGGGGCTACAAAAATCCCATTTTACGCAACGCCGTCCACGCTTTAAAATTTTCGGGCGTTCGTGACATGGCTGAACCATTAGGAGAGTTGCTCGCCAAGAGCATATTGCAAACTTTGGGGAGTGATCTTAACGGTTTTACCATCGTCCCCCTGCCATTACACAAAAAACGCGAGCGGGAACGCGGTTTTAATCAGTCAGCACTGCTCGTAAGCAGAGTCTCTTCCCTGCTTTCCCTGCCCACGGTCAACATTTTGGTCCGTCAAAAATCCACCACTCCCCAAGCATCCCTCAACTCAAAAATGATTGATTTACGTCAAGAAAATATCGCGGATGCTTTTAGCATCAATCCAGAATATTCAACAACAATCCCAAAAAAAATAATCATAATAGACGACGTAGCAACCAGTGGCTCAACAATCAATGAAGCAACAAAAGTATTAAGTGAAAAAGGAGTAAAAGAAATCTGGGGCGCAGTGATTTGCCGGGGATAG
- a CDS encoding DedA family protein — MDIIMAIINFILHIDTHLGEIIVRYGALSYGIIFAIVFAETGLVFLPLLPGDSLLFAGGAFAAIGSFNIVGLLFILWGAAFLGDTVNYWIGYYFGQKLIDSPKIPINQAHIDKTNAFYQKHGGKTIFLARFVPIVRTFAPFVAGLGQMEYKKFIYYNATGGFVWVFGFTLLGYFFGNIPVVKENFSLVILVIIGLSVVPIVYEFIKSRIMKSKVETTIS, encoded by the coding sequence ATGGATATAATAATGGCGATAATTAATTTTATACTGCATATTGATACTCACTTGGGTGAAATAATCGTTCGTTACGGGGCTTTGTCGTACGGGATAATTTTCGCGATCGTTTTCGCGGAAACGGGGTTGGTTTTTTTACCATTGCTTCCGGGTGATTCTTTGCTTTTCGCGGGTGGTGCCTTCGCGGCAATTGGTTCATTCAATATTGTAGGCCTGCTTTTTATTCTTTGGGGGGCGGCATTTTTGGGGGACACGGTGAATTATTGGATTGGGTACTATTTTGGCCAGAAATTGATCGATAGTCCTAAAATTCCGATTAATCAGGCGCATATCGATAAAACCAACGCTTTCTACCAAAAGCACGGCGGGAAAACGATATTTCTGGCGCGGTTTGTGCCGATTGTCCGAACATTCGCGCCGTTTGTGGCGGGTCTCGGTCAAATGGAGTATAAAAAATTTATTTATTATAACGCGACCGGCGGATTTGTGTGGGTGTTTGGTTTTACATTGTTGGGCTACTTTTTTGGCAATATTCCTGTGGTCAAAGAAAATTTTTCACTGGTGATTTTGGTGATTATCGGGCTCTCGGTGGTGCCGATTGTATATGAATTTATAAAATCACGAATAATGAAGTCTAAGGTTGAAACCACGATCAGTTGA
- a CDS encoding ATP-dependent Clp protease ATP-binding subunit: MKNFPIQDKLTTRLKHVLATASQVSNDLQHGEIDTEHLLYGMTKETGSIAATILRKFNITPEYIRTELETLPRKTGFREVLSDQAEKAFEKAARIAFEHQHRYIGTEHLLFGIISQKDNTAYHILERSPADIKALLRQVKTVLQNTAHFPDLSNFLSGMNSLPNMPIQMPKGTEPQIKKSKSKTPGLDYFSTDFTEQARQKKFDPVIGRDKEIMRMMSILSRKSKNNPVLIGDPGVGKTAIAIGLAQRIASGKVPGNLAEKRILSLDLAAILAGTTFRGEFEERLKEILREVKETPNVLLFIDELHTIVGAGSAGGSLDAANILKPALSNGELQVVGATTLDEYRKHIEKDAALERRFQPIVVRESTEEESITILKGVREAYETHHGLEVTDDAIEAAVTLSTRYITERFLPDKALDLLDEAASLARLKLGTESKTDTSELQETKEELQEIQSQKNHAIEEERYEEALVLKKEEKRLEEKIHLLHTMPKEKNHVHSITREDIAAVIAEMTGIPTTRLLKAEEKKLLHLERTMGSRIVGQKEAINNVARFIRRSRSGIANPNRPVGSFIFLGPTGVGKTELAKVLAREIYEDEDALIRVDMSEFMEAHAVSRLIGAPAGYVGYEDGGKLTEKIRRRPYSIVLFDEIEKAHHDVFNILLQIMEEGELTDTHGKKANFRNTIIILTSNIGSAELAKEAKMGFGITDETAKKESQERYDEVKRRVMGNLREEMAPELLSRIDQIVVFRPLGLPELRRITALNLEELKERLRKQRLEASISNEVRDQIAERAFNSGEGARPIRQFVQELIEDPVAQGIIEGSLPEGNKFNVVWSEGKTKIEPIEIKKEQKQKVTV, from the coding sequence ATGAAAAATTTTCCAATCCAAGACAAACTTACAACTCGTTTAAAACATGTTCTCGCGACCGCCTCGCAAGTATCGAACGATCTTCAACATGGAGAAATTGATACCGAACATCTGCTTTACGGAATGACCAAAGAAACCGGTTCCATTGCCGCCACTATTTTGCGCAAATTCAATATTACTCCGGAATACATAAGAACCGAACTGGAAACCCTCCCCCGTAAAACAGGTTTCCGTGAGGTATTATCCGACCAAGCGGAAAAAGCGTTTGAAAAAGCCGCGCGTATAGCTTTCGAGCACCAACACCGCTATATCGGCACGGAACATTTACTTTTTGGCATCATTTCGCAAAAAGATAATACCGCTTATCACATTTTAGAACGTTCTCCGGCAGATATAAAGGCCCTCTTACGCCAAGTAAAAACAGTCTTGCAAAACACCGCCCATTTCCCCGACCTCTCCAATTTCCTTTCCGGAATGAACAGCTTGCCCAATATGCCAATCCAGATGCCCAAAGGCACCGAACCGCAAATAAAAAAATCTAAATCCAAAACACCGGGTTTGGATTATTTCAGCACCGATTTTACGGAACAAGCGAGGCAAAAAAAGTTTGACCCGGTAATTGGTCGCGACAAAGAAATTATGCGTATGATGAGTATTCTTTCGCGCAAATCAAAAAACAATCCTGTCTTAATTGGCGATCCCGGCGTTGGCAAAACCGCCATTGCCATCGGCCTCGCGCAACGCATCGCCAGTGGAAAAGTGCCGGGAAATCTCGCCGAAAAACGCATTCTTTCCTTGGATTTAGCGGCCATTTTGGCCGGCACCACATTCCGTGGCGAATTTGAAGAACGCTTAAAAGAAATTCTTCGCGAAGTTAAAGAAACACCAAATGTTTTACTCTTCATTGATGAACTGCACACGATTGTTGGTGCCGGTTCTGCCGGCGGTTCACTCGACGCGGCCAATATCCTCAAACCTGCTCTGTCAAACGGCGAATTACAAGTAGTCGGCGCCACAACACTGGACGAATACCGCAAACACATCGAAAAAGACGCCGCCCTGGAAAGACGTTTCCAACCAATCGTAGTACGCGAATCAACCGAAGAAGAATCAATTACTATTTTAAAAGGTGTTCGCGAAGCCTATGAAACACATCACGGCCTGGAAGTTACCGATGACGCTATTGAAGCCGCCGTCACCCTTTCTACGCGCTACATCACCGAGCGTTTTTTGCCGGATAAGGCTTTGGATTTACTTGATGAAGCCGCTTCCCTTGCCCGCTTAAAACTCGGCACAGAATCCAAAACCGATACCAGCGAACTACAAGAAACCAAAGAAGAACTACAAGAAATACAATCGCAAAAAAATCACGCGATTGAAGAAGAACGCTATGAAGAAGCATTGGTTTTGAAAAAAGAAGAAAAACGTCTGGAAGAAAAAATTCATTTGTTGCACACAATGCCAAAAGAAAAAAATCACGTCCATTCGATTACGCGTGAAGATATCGCGGCCGTTATCGCCGAAATGACCGGTATTCCCACCACGCGCCTCCTGAAAGCCGAAGAAAAGAAATTGCTACACCTCGAACGCACCATGGGCAGTCGCATTGTCGGCCAAAAAGAAGCAATTAATAACGTGGCTCGCTTTATCCGTCGTTCCCGTTCCGGCATCGCCAATCCAAACCGTCCGGTCGGCTCGTTTATTTTCTTGGGCCCAACTGGCGTTGGAAAAACCGAACTGGCTAAAGTTTTGGCGCGCGAAATCTATGAAGATGAAGATGCGTTGATCCGCGTGGATATGTCCGAATTTATGGAAGCACACGCCGTGTCGCGTCTCATTGGCGCCCCCGCCGGCTATGTCGGCTATGAAGATGGTGGCAAACTGACAGAAAAAATTCGTCGTCGCCCCTACTCTATCGTTCTGTTCGATGAAATCGAAAAAGCCCACCACGACGTTTTCAACATTCTTCTGCAAATCATGGAAGAAGGAGAACTTACCGACACGCACGGTAAAAAGGCTAACTTCCGCAACACAATTATCATTCTCACTTCCAATATCGGATCAGCCGAGCTTGCCAAAGAAGCCAAGATGGGTTTTGGCATCACCGACGAAACCGCGAAAAAAGAATCCCAAGAACGCTACGATGAAGTAAAACGGCGCGTGATGGGTAATCTACGCGAAGAAATGGCCCCGGAACTACTTTCCCGTATCGATCAAATCGTCGTGTTTCGACCATTAGGCCTACCGGAACTGCGTCGCATCACCGCCCTAAACTTAGAAGAACTAAAGGAACGTCTCCGCAAGCAACGCCTGGAAGCTTCAATTTCCAACGAAGTCCGCGACCAAATCGCCGAACGCGCCTTTAATAGCGGTGAAGGCGCGCGCCCAATTCGCCAGTTTGTCCAAGAATTAATCGAAGATCCGGTCGCGCAAGGCATCATCGAAGGTTCCCTTCCGGAAGGAAACAAATTCAATGTCGTTTGGTCTGAAGGTAAAACCAAAATCGAACCCATAGAAATAAAAAAAGAACAAAAACAAAAAGTCACCGTGTAG
- a CDS encoding GIY-YIG nuclease family protein — translation MFYVYVLRLNDGEFYVGRTSDLKRRIVEHKNGKVHSTKNRRPICLIYYEAYIERQDSVDRELFLKTGDGRRSLRKQIRSYLITRS, via the coding sequence ATGTTTTACGTGTATGTTTTACGCTTAAATGATGGAGAGTTTTATGTCGGTCGAACATCTGATCTAAAAAGACGTATTGTTGAGCACAAGAACGGAAAAGTTCATTCAACAAAAAACAGAAGACCTATATGCTTAATTTATTACGAAGCATATATTGAAAGGCAGGATTCAGTAGATAGAGAACTATTTCTTAAAACAGGAGATGGAAGAAGAAGTCTACGCAAACAAATCAGGAGTTATTTAATTACGCGCTCGTAG
- the lexA gene encoding transcriptional repressor LexA: protein MSNITKKQKLVFDFINTYIAENGISPTIEEIRKKLKLRAVSTIHEHIKSLEEKGYLSKSENSARSLFPKKEIKAIVEIPILGRIAAGEPIEVIENKEDTITLINPSIQNSNGYYALRVVGDSMIDEGIFDGDIVVIKKQSVAENGQTVVAIIDDNKATLKKLYREKTRFRLEPRNQNMIPFYRKEIEVRGVVVQIIRNINTDEKQNTQKHTKHGFKTIDLFAGVGGIRLGFENAGFKTVFANDFDHQCKDTYDLNFKDSKLIVEDIRKIGIDDLPKFDFLLGGFPCQAFSIAGYRQGFNDEKGRGNLFFDIARIIEARKPEGFLLENVKNLRSHDGGKTFRIIQETLENLGYYLKIKVLNSMDYGNIPQNRERVYMVGFKNKDYSEKFEFPNPVKLTKKITDLLEKNVPEKYYYNGKPLFEKLKGSIKEEGRVYQWRRQYVRENKSGVCPTLTANMGTGGHNVPIIKDKKGIRKLTPLECARIQGFPASYKIPKLADSALYKQFGNSVSVPVIEAVGKQMMRAME from the coding sequence ATGTCAAATATTACAAAAAAACAAAAACTTGTCTTTGATTTCATAAACACCTACATAGCCGAGAATGGTATATCTCCTACTATTGAGGAAATACGAAAAAAGCTGAAACTCCGCGCTGTTTCAACTATTCACGAACACATTAAGTCCCTAGAAGAAAAAGGGTACCTTTCAAAATCAGAAAATTCTGCCAGAAGTCTATTTCCTAAAAAAGAAATAAAAGCCATCGTTGAAATTCCTATTCTTGGAAGAATTGCTGCTGGCGAACCAATTGAAGTAATTGAAAATAAAGAAGACACAATCACCCTTATTAACCCGAGTATCCAAAACTCTAATGGTTACTACGCACTTCGCGTGGTTGGAGATAGCATGATCGACGAAGGTATTTTTGATGGTGATATTGTAGTGATAAAAAAACAATCCGTTGCAGAAAACGGACAAACCGTCGTCGCAATTATTGATGACAATAAAGCTACACTCAAAAAATTATATCGAGAGAAAACACGGTTTCGACTAGAACCAAGAAACCAAAACATGATCCCTTTTTACAGAAAAGAAATTGAGGTGCGAGGTGTTGTTGTCCAAATTATTCGAAATATCAACACAGATGAAAAACAAAATACACAAAAACACACCAAGCACGGATTTAAAACAATAGATTTATTTGCCGGTGTTGGAGGGATACGCCTCGGATTTGAAAACGCCGGATTTAAAACAGTTTTTGCAAATGATTTTGATCATCAATGCAAAGATACGTATGATTTGAATTTCAAAGATTCAAAGCTGATTGTTGAAGATATTAGGAAAATTGGAATTGATGATTTACCAAAGTTTGATTTTCTATTAGGAGGCTTCCCGTGTCAGGCTTTTTCTATCGCGGGATATAGGCAAGGATTTAACGATGAAAAAGGCAGGGGAAATTTATTTTTTGATATTGCAAGAATCATCGAAGCACGAAAACCTGAAGGTTTTTTGCTTGAAAATGTAAAAAACTTAAGAAGCCACGATGGCGGCAAAACCTTTAGGATAATTCAAGAAACACTGGAAAATCTCGGATACTATTTGAAAATAAAGGTTTTGAATAGTATGGACTATGGAAATATTCCACAGAATAGAGAGCGTGTTTACATGGTCGGTTTTAAGAATAAAGATTATTCCGAAAAATTTGAATTTCCTAACCCAGTAAAGCTCACTAAGAAAATTACTGATTTGCTAGAAAAAAATGTGCCTGAAAAATACTACTACAATGGAAAACCACTGTTCGAAAAACTAAAAGGCTCTATAAAGGAAGAAGGCAGAGTTTACCAATGGCGAAGACAATATGTTCGAGAAAATAAGAGTGGCGTTTGTCCTACACTAACTGCAAACATGGGCACGGGTGGTCACAATGTACCAATCATTAAAGACAAGAAAGGAATTCGAAAACTAACTCCATTAGAGTGTGCACGTATTCAGGGCTTCCCTGCGAGTTACAAAATACCAAAACTTGCCGATTCAGCTTTATATAAACAATTTGGAAATTCTGTCAGTGTCCCTGTTATTGAAGCTGTAGGAAAACAAATGATGAGAGCAATGGAATAA
- a CDS encoding SPFH domain-containing protein, translating to MFYYILIAIVVLILSSLRIIKEYERAVVFFLGKYQAVRGPGLIFLIPVLEKMNKTTLRTITMNIPSQKIITRDNVSIDIAAVAYYHIVDPMKSVIAIENVYDAVNQISQTTVRNVVGQFTLDQLLAQTSAINVQIKNVIDEHTEPWGAQVTAVEIKDIVLPDNMQRAMAKEAEAERERRAKVVAAEGEFQAAQKLGEAADLIAAHPVALQLRTLQTMAEISVEKNSTIIFPAQFMTTVQEAMKMISNDNIINK from the coding sequence ATGTTTTATTACATCCTAATCGCCATCGTTGTCCTAATTTTAAGCTCGCTACGTATCATAAAAGAGTATGAACGGGCAGTCGTCTTTTTCTTGGGTAAATACCAAGCCGTCCGCGGTCCCGGCCTCATCTTTTTGATTCCTGTTTTAGAGAAGATGAACAAGACGACTCTCCGCACAATCACGATGAATATCCCATCACAGAAAATAATTACCCGCGATAACGTCTCCATCGATATCGCCGCGGTTGCTTACTACCACATTGTCGACCCGATGAAATCGGTTATTGCCATTGAAAACGTCTACGATGCCGTTAATCAAATCAGTCAAACAACCGTTCGCAATGTCGTCGGTCAGTTTACCCTCGACCAATTGCTCGCCCAAACCAGTGCAATTAATGTCCAAATCAAAAACGTTATCGATGAACACACGGAACCGTGGGGTGCGCAAGTAACCGCAGTAGAAATCAAAGACATCGTTCTTCCCGACAATATGCAACGCGCCATGGCCAAAGAGGCGGAAGCGGAACGCGAACGTCGTGCCAAAGTCGTCGCCGCCGAAGGCGAATTCCAGGCCGCCCAAAAACTCGGCGAAGCCGCGGACTTAATCGCCGCGCACCCGGTTGCCTTGCAACTCCGCACCCTCCAGACGATGGCCGAAATCAGCGTTGAGAAGAATTCGACCATCATTTTCCCCGCCCAATTTATGACCACTGTGCAAGAAGCGATGAAGATGATCAGCAACGATAATATTATCAACAAATAA
- a CDS encoding helix-turn-helix transcriptional regulator, with translation MAKKPLQPFAKRIRAFRQERKISQAELAKKADVSNITISKIESGDNGNPTILTLKNIASVLKVSIVELVK, from the coding sequence ATGGCAAAAAAGCCCCTACAACCGTTCGCGAAGCGTATTAGAGCCTTTCGACAAGAAAGAAAGATTTCTCAAGCGGAATTAGCCAAAAAAGCGGATGTCTCCAACATCACGATCTCCAAGATTGAATCCGGTGACAACGGGAACCCGACAATTTTGACACTAAAGAATATCGCTTCAGTATTGAAGGTATCGATCGTTGAGCTTGTAAAGTAA